From Anopheles darlingi chromosome 2, idAnoDarlMG_H_01, whole genome shotgun sequence, the proteins below share one genomic window:
- the LOC125952070 gene encoding tyrosine-protein kinase hopscotch isoform X1: MPDEAAYQVFNYVENSFLHVPVGANGGQEDTCEDICRWICEKLKIRPLVFSLIGLRIHGDAHTHTRFLAGCNRPSTDRKYDFRVRFKIPDLSCLKTLDQSLFNYYYSQLRYDLLQNRIPEINYQKQDHKSRVLGYSVNDMYRKMIEDNVTLDELRRDIDKYIPRKINREYSLFLFNKAHKEIFDKLSSIRNRDHDLNYVKNVYINDIDNIAPGYLYEEYNAEIPYPGGEQSSRTGKCPVKLRFQPYGNTRSSRSTSSIKQDSKRSENEKLVEAEDARDSPGLKVLYSSKWQHVANIDEILSILVEEPERKVNLALEDQADPYCIHFHDQTEMTSFVTCLAGYYRLMCKWTVYLCQEYVSSPSLNRLKELKFHGPIGGKYSTDKIREKNSTPGACIIRQCEENFDTYFVDMLEDAGVIKTYKLIYKCIDDQWHVQRDKETVIPCNSLKEAFSSLNPEITKVYRLPPSDNDNAPNLLLCRTLPKASPKRLLHGGRQELGQKQTCIVNAMKDLVINRNAFEDESDGFTQCTQADFLLPNNSKLEVSLKLLKPDKEGEYLKDFLQIADLWASIDSIDIIKLYGMTLYKPISMVLEYGRHRRLDEYLRSQRNIPPTTLIDVAHSVARAVNYLQKHGILHGNIRCASMLVTERKGSVIRAKLADPGMHAHRRLTKHDLLWIPYEYQDLSAASMSKIRTDLQVDVWACTSTLWEIFSHGRKMHIYKPADFLPTRKWLQTMVSELRECKQIIECLTYGWHGDPDKRYAPQKIIGLLVHARQLDNYCTVGNGHITPTLGRSNGNANGGITTTNMLNGSLFKNSILSMETSEYDPGAGGRTQRGRRQGFLYRMQERDYQPARSHACGYQANHPPVSSPYCPPTQQQFECFRTPPASTYMQLCRTTLPLPNSTIVRTDCTSASSYVSNGSDSELRSNASSGSSSMPLISANRAKHFSGDSYQERTFYDCPDYIQLGLTSRIIFHETLGEGNYGRVYRGTLEEGSASMPVALKTLHDDRPDMERTLIDFHREVEIMKTLRHKNIVRFIRFIDDPPKFVVVMEYVPQGSLLSFLGYERYNLQELDLLRMARDIANGMHYLFEKKIVHRDLAARNILVESIDCVKISDFGLAQMTEGSNYYVARHARELPIRWYAPETLETQKYSFQSDIWSYGVTLYEMFTFGNTPYAEVDVRSAKQLYDLLQMQENILELHDNAYVYEQLMVPCFKRNPSERLSFQQLLKLLDEIIGQSGEEV; encoded by the exons ATGCCTGATGAAGCAGCTTATCAGGTGTTCAATTACGTGGAGAACAGCTTTCTCCACGTGCCAGTTGGTGCGAATGGCGGTCAGGAGGATACCTGCGAGGACATATGCCGGTGGATCTGCGAGAAGCTGAAAATTCGGCCCCTAGTGTTTTCGCTCATCGGTTTGCGCATACAcggcgacgcacacacacacacaaggttcCTAGCTGGATGCAATCGTCCCTCGACCGATCGAAAGTACGACTTCCGTGTCCGCTTCAAG ATTCCGGATCTATCATGCCTGAAAACGTTGGACCAGTCGTTGTtcaactactactacagccAACTGCGGTACGATCTCCTGCAGAACCGCATACCGGAGATCAACTATCAAAAACAGGACCACAAGAGCAGAGTGCTGGGATACTCCGTGAACGACATGTATCGAAAAATGATCGAGGACAACGTAACACTGGACGAGCTGCGACGGGATATCGACAAATACATCCCGCGCAAGATTAACCGCGAGTATTCGCTATTCCTTTTCAACAAGGCTCACAAAGAAATCTTCGACAAGCTCAGCTCCATTCGCAACAGGGATCATGATTTGAA CTATGTGAAGAACGTTTACATCAATGACATCGACAACATAGCCCCGGGTTATCTGTATGAAGAGTACAATGCCGAAATACCATACCCAGGAGGTGAGCAGAGCTCACGCACCGGCAAATGTCCGGTGAAGCTGCGCTTCCAACCGTACGGCAACACACGATCCTCCCGATCCACATCATCTATTAAGCAAGACTCAAAAAGAAGCGAGAATGAAAAGCTTGTGGAGGCGGAAGATGCACGAGACAGTCCAGGGCTCAAAGTGCTATACTCGAGCAAG TGGCAACATGTGGCCAATATTGACGAGATACTGTCCATACTAGTGGAAGAACCTGAACGGAAGGTCAATCTGGCACTTGAAGATCAGGCTGACCCGTACTGCATACACTTCCATGATCAGACTGAAATGACTTCTTTTGTAACGTGTCTAGCTGGTTACTATAG ATTAATGTGCAAATGGACGGTATACTTATGTCAAGAGTACGTTTCTTCGCCATCTTTGAATCGATTGAAGGAACTCAAGTTCCACGGACCAATCGG TGGAAAATATTCTACAGACAAAATCCGTGAAAAGAACAGCACACCCGGTGCCTGCATCATACGGCAGTGTGAGGAAAACTTCGATACATACTTTGTGGATATGCTCGAAGACGC AGGTGTGATAAAAACGTACAAGCTGATCTACAAGTGCATCGATGATCAGTGGCATGTACAGCGTGATAAGGAGACAGTCATTCCGTGCAATAGCTTGAAGGAAGCATTTAGCAGTCTGAATCCGGAGATCACTAAAGTCTACCGATTGCCACCTTCGGACAACGACAATGCCCCaaacctgctgctgtgtcgTACACTGCCAAAAGCATCACCAAAGCGGCTACTGCATGGTGGCCGACAGGAGCTGGGCCAGAAGCAAACATGCATCGTAAATGCGATGAAAGACTTGGTGATCAATCGAAATGCATTCGAGGACGAATCGGATGGATTTACGCAGTGTACGCAGGCAGATTTCCTGCTGCCGAACAATAGCAAACTAGAGGTCAGtctgaagctgctgaaacccGACAAAGAGGGTGAATATCTGAAAGATTTCCTGCAGATCGCCGATTTATGGGCGTCGATCGATTCCATTGACATCATCAAGCTATACGGAATGACGTTGTACAAACCAATCTCGATGGTGCTCGAATACGGTCGGCATCGTCGGTTGGATGAGTATTTGCGCTCACAGCGCAACATTCCACCGACGACACTGATCGATGTGGCTCACTCTGTAGCTCGGGCTGTGAACTATCTGCAGAAGCACGGAATATTGCACGGCAACATTCGTTGCGCGTCAATGCTGGTGACCGAGCGGAAGGGTAGTGTTATTCGAGCCAAACTTGCTGACCCCGGAATGCATGCGCACCGGCGGCTTACCAAGCACGATTTGCTTTGGATACCGTACGAGTATCAGGATCTGAGCGCCGCTAGCATGTCAAAGATACGCACCGATCTGCAGGTGGATGTGTGGGCCTGCACTTCGACACTGTGGGAAATCTTTAGCCATGGGAGAAAGATGCACATCTACAAACCGGCCGACTTTTTGCCAACGCGCAAGTGGCTCCAAACCATGGTCAGCGAGCTGCGTGAGTGCAAGCAGATCATTGAATGTCTTACATACGGATGGCACGGTGATCCAGACAAACGCTATGCACCGCAAAAGATCATCGGCTTGTTGGTGCACGCAA GACAATTGGATAACTACTGCACGGTAGGAAATGGCCACATCACTCCAACGCTTGGCCGATCCAACGGCAATGCCAATGGTGGCATCACAACCACTAACATGCTGAATGGATCCCTGTTCAAGAACAGCATCCTTTCAATGGAAACCAGTGAGTATGATCCAGGTGCAGGAGGTCGTACCCAACGCGGGCGTCGGCAAGGCTTTCTTTACAGAATGCAGGAACGTGACTATCAGCCTGCTCGGTCACATGCTTGTGGCTATCAGGCAAATCACCCGCCTGTCTCATCGCCGTATTGCCCTCCTACCCAGCAACAGTTCGAGTGCTTCCGGACTCCACCAGCATCAACTTACATGCAACTGTGTCGTACCACGCTACCGTTGCCAA ATTCAACCATCGTTCGAACCGATTGTACATCTGCATCGTCGTACGTCAGCAATGGTAGCGACAGCGAGCTGAGAAGCAACGCATCTAGCGGTAGCAGCTCAATGCCGCTCATCTCTGCTAACCGTGCCAAACATTTCAGTGGTGATTCGTATCAGGAACGAACGTTCTACGATTGCCCCGACTACATACAGCTGGGACTCACTTCGCGTATCATCTTCCACGAGACGCTGGGCGAAGGGAATTATGGCCGAGTGTACCGTGGTACGCTGGAGGAAGGCTCCGCTTCTATGCCGGTTGCACTGAAAACGTTGCATGACGATCGGCCCGATATGGAGCGTACGTTGATTGATTTCCATCGTGAGGTGGAGATCATGAAGACCCTGCGGCATAAGAACATTGTGCGTTTCATTCGCTTCATCGATGACCCACCGAAGTTTGTCGTAGTGATGGAGTACGTACCGCAAGGATCACTACTGTCGTTCCTGGGTTACGAACGTTACAATCTCCAGGAGCTGGATCTGTTGCGAATGGCGCGAGACATTGCAAAT GGAATGCACTACTTGTTTGAGAAGAAAATCGTTCACCGAGACCTAGCGGCAAGGAACATTCTAGTCGAAAGTATCGATTGTGTCAAGATTTCCGACTTTGGGTTGGCACAGATGACTGAAGGTAGCAACTACTACGTAGCCCGGCATGCACGCGAGCTTCCAATCCGCTGGTACGCACCCGAAACGCTCGAAACGCAAAAATATTCCTTCCAATCGGATATATGGTCGTACGGTGTAACGCTGTACGAAATGTTTACCTTCGGAAACACACCCTACGCTGAGGTGGACGTGCGTAGCGCTAAGCAACTATATGATTTACTGCAAATGCAagaaaatat CCTGGAGCTACACGACAATGCGTACGTATATGAACAGTTGATGGTACCGTGCTTCAAGAGGAATCCAAGCGAACGCTTGTCATTCCAACAGCTACTAAAATTGCTAGACGAGATTATTGGTCAGTCCGGAGAAGAGGTTTAA
- the LOC125952070 gene encoding tyrosine-protein kinase hopscotch isoform X2 produces MPDEAAYQVFNYVENSFLHVPVGANGGQEDTCEDICRWICEKLKIRPLVFSLIGLRIHGDAHTHTRFLAGCNRPSTDRKYDFRVRFKIPDLSCLKTLDQSLFNYYYSQLRYDLLQNRIPEINYQKQDHKSRVLGYSVNDMYRKMIEDNVTLDELRRDIDKYIPRKINREYSLFLFNKAHKEIFDKLSSIRNRDHDLNYVKNVYINDIDNIAPGYLYEEYNAEIPYPGGEQSSRTGKCPVKLRFQPYGNTRSSRSTSSIKQDSKRSENEKLVEAEDARDSPGLKVLYSSKWQHVANIDEILSILVEEPERKVNLALEDQADPYCIHFHDQTEMTSFVTCLAGYYRLMCKWTVYLCQEYVSSPSLNRLKELKFHGPIGGKYSTDKIREKNSTPGACIIRQCEENFDTYFVDMLEDAGVIKTYKLIYKCIDDQWHVQRDKETVIPCNSLKEAFSSLNPEITKVYRLPPSDNDNAPNLLLCRTLPKASPKRLLHGGRQELGQKQTCIVNAMKDLVINRNAFEDESDGFTQCTQADFLLPNNSKLEVSLKLLKPDKEGEYLKDFLQIADLWASIDSIDIIKLYGMTLYKPISMVLEYGRHRRLDEYLRSQRNIPPTTLIDVAHSVARAVNYLQKHGILHGNIRCASMLVTERKGSVIRAKLADPGMHAHRRLTKHDLLWIPYEYQDLSAASMSKIRTDLQVDVWACTSTLWEIFSHGRKMHIYKPADFLPTRKWLQTMVSELRECKQIIECLTYGWHGDPDKRYAPQKIIGLLVHARQLDNYCTVGNGHITPTLGRSNGNANGGITTTNMLNGSLFKNSILSMETNSTIVRTDCTSASSYVSNGSDSELRSNASSGSSSMPLISANRAKHFSGDSYQERTFYDCPDYIQLGLTSRIIFHETLGEGNYGRVYRGTLEEGSASMPVALKTLHDDRPDMERTLIDFHREVEIMKTLRHKNIVRFIRFIDDPPKFVVVMEYVPQGSLLSFLGYERYNLQELDLLRMARDIANGMHYLFEKKIVHRDLAARNILVESIDCVKISDFGLAQMTEGSNYYVARHARELPIRWYAPETLETQKYSFQSDIWSYGVTLYEMFTFGNTPYAEVDVRSAKQLYDLLQMQENILELHDNAYVYEQLMVPCFKRNPSERLSFQQLLKLLDEIIGQSGEEV; encoded by the exons ATGCCTGATGAAGCAGCTTATCAGGTGTTCAATTACGTGGAGAACAGCTTTCTCCACGTGCCAGTTGGTGCGAATGGCGGTCAGGAGGATACCTGCGAGGACATATGCCGGTGGATCTGCGAGAAGCTGAAAATTCGGCCCCTAGTGTTTTCGCTCATCGGTTTGCGCATACAcggcgacgcacacacacacacaaggttcCTAGCTGGATGCAATCGTCCCTCGACCGATCGAAAGTACGACTTCCGTGTCCGCTTCAAG ATTCCGGATCTATCATGCCTGAAAACGTTGGACCAGTCGTTGTtcaactactactacagccAACTGCGGTACGATCTCCTGCAGAACCGCATACCGGAGATCAACTATCAAAAACAGGACCACAAGAGCAGAGTGCTGGGATACTCCGTGAACGACATGTATCGAAAAATGATCGAGGACAACGTAACACTGGACGAGCTGCGACGGGATATCGACAAATACATCCCGCGCAAGATTAACCGCGAGTATTCGCTATTCCTTTTCAACAAGGCTCACAAAGAAATCTTCGACAAGCTCAGCTCCATTCGCAACAGGGATCATGATTTGAA CTATGTGAAGAACGTTTACATCAATGACATCGACAACATAGCCCCGGGTTATCTGTATGAAGAGTACAATGCCGAAATACCATACCCAGGAGGTGAGCAGAGCTCACGCACCGGCAAATGTCCGGTGAAGCTGCGCTTCCAACCGTACGGCAACACACGATCCTCCCGATCCACATCATCTATTAAGCAAGACTCAAAAAGAAGCGAGAATGAAAAGCTTGTGGAGGCGGAAGATGCACGAGACAGTCCAGGGCTCAAAGTGCTATACTCGAGCAAG TGGCAACATGTGGCCAATATTGACGAGATACTGTCCATACTAGTGGAAGAACCTGAACGGAAGGTCAATCTGGCACTTGAAGATCAGGCTGACCCGTACTGCATACACTTCCATGATCAGACTGAAATGACTTCTTTTGTAACGTGTCTAGCTGGTTACTATAG ATTAATGTGCAAATGGACGGTATACTTATGTCAAGAGTACGTTTCTTCGCCATCTTTGAATCGATTGAAGGAACTCAAGTTCCACGGACCAATCGG TGGAAAATATTCTACAGACAAAATCCGTGAAAAGAACAGCACACCCGGTGCCTGCATCATACGGCAGTGTGAGGAAAACTTCGATACATACTTTGTGGATATGCTCGAAGACGC AGGTGTGATAAAAACGTACAAGCTGATCTACAAGTGCATCGATGATCAGTGGCATGTACAGCGTGATAAGGAGACAGTCATTCCGTGCAATAGCTTGAAGGAAGCATTTAGCAGTCTGAATCCGGAGATCACTAAAGTCTACCGATTGCCACCTTCGGACAACGACAATGCCCCaaacctgctgctgtgtcgTACACTGCCAAAAGCATCACCAAAGCGGCTACTGCATGGTGGCCGACAGGAGCTGGGCCAGAAGCAAACATGCATCGTAAATGCGATGAAAGACTTGGTGATCAATCGAAATGCATTCGAGGACGAATCGGATGGATTTACGCAGTGTACGCAGGCAGATTTCCTGCTGCCGAACAATAGCAAACTAGAGGTCAGtctgaagctgctgaaacccGACAAAGAGGGTGAATATCTGAAAGATTTCCTGCAGATCGCCGATTTATGGGCGTCGATCGATTCCATTGACATCATCAAGCTATACGGAATGACGTTGTACAAACCAATCTCGATGGTGCTCGAATACGGTCGGCATCGTCGGTTGGATGAGTATTTGCGCTCACAGCGCAACATTCCACCGACGACACTGATCGATGTGGCTCACTCTGTAGCTCGGGCTGTGAACTATCTGCAGAAGCACGGAATATTGCACGGCAACATTCGTTGCGCGTCAATGCTGGTGACCGAGCGGAAGGGTAGTGTTATTCGAGCCAAACTTGCTGACCCCGGAATGCATGCGCACCGGCGGCTTACCAAGCACGATTTGCTTTGGATACCGTACGAGTATCAGGATCTGAGCGCCGCTAGCATGTCAAAGATACGCACCGATCTGCAGGTGGATGTGTGGGCCTGCACTTCGACACTGTGGGAAATCTTTAGCCATGGGAGAAAGATGCACATCTACAAACCGGCCGACTTTTTGCCAACGCGCAAGTGGCTCCAAACCATGGTCAGCGAGCTGCGTGAGTGCAAGCAGATCATTGAATGTCTTACATACGGATGGCACGGTGATCCAGACAAACGCTATGCACCGCAAAAGATCATCGGCTTGTTGGTGCACGCAA GACAATTGGATAACTACTGCACGGTAGGAAATGGCCACATCACTCCAACGCTTGGCCGATCCAACGGCAATGCCAATGGTGGCATCACAACCACTAACATGCTGAATGGATCCCTGTTCAAGAACAGCATCCTTTCAATGGAAACCA ATTCAACCATCGTTCGAACCGATTGTACATCTGCATCGTCGTACGTCAGCAATGGTAGCGACAGCGAGCTGAGAAGCAACGCATCTAGCGGTAGCAGCTCAATGCCGCTCATCTCTGCTAACCGTGCCAAACATTTCAGTGGTGATTCGTATCAGGAACGAACGTTCTACGATTGCCCCGACTACATACAGCTGGGACTCACTTCGCGTATCATCTTCCACGAGACGCTGGGCGAAGGGAATTATGGCCGAGTGTACCGTGGTACGCTGGAGGAAGGCTCCGCTTCTATGCCGGTTGCACTGAAAACGTTGCATGACGATCGGCCCGATATGGAGCGTACGTTGATTGATTTCCATCGTGAGGTGGAGATCATGAAGACCCTGCGGCATAAGAACATTGTGCGTTTCATTCGCTTCATCGATGACCCACCGAAGTTTGTCGTAGTGATGGAGTACGTACCGCAAGGATCACTACTGTCGTTCCTGGGTTACGAACGTTACAATCTCCAGGAGCTGGATCTGTTGCGAATGGCGCGAGACATTGCAAAT GGAATGCACTACTTGTTTGAGAAGAAAATCGTTCACCGAGACCTAGCGGCAAGGAACATTCTAGTCGAAAGTATCGATTGTGTCAAGATTTCCGACTTTGGGTTGGCACAGATGACTGAAGGTAGCAACTACTACGTAGCCCGGCATGCACGCGAGCTTCCAATCCGCTGGTACGCACCCGAAACGCTCGAAACGCAAAAATATTCCTTCCAATCGGATATATGGTCGTACGGTGTAACGCTGTACGAAATGTTTACCTTCGGAAACACACCCTACGCTGAGGTGGACGTGCGTAGCGCTAAGCAACTATATGATTTACTGCAAATGCAagaaaatat CCTGGAGCTACACGACAATGCGTACGTATATGAACAGTTGATGGTACCGTGCTTCAAGAGGAATCCAAGCGAACGCTTGTCATTCCAACAGCTACTAAAATTGCTAGACGAGATTATTGGTCAGTCCGGAGAAGAGGTTTAA